Within Lolium rigidum isolate FL_2022 chromosome 5, APGP_CSIRO_Lrig_0.1, whole genome shotgun sequence, the genomic segment ACTGCAATAGGCTTTCTATTACAAAATGTATCATGTAGCATGAAACCAGATAATAAgtatgtgcatattacggttggTCTATGGTGAGCAAATATTGAAGTTGTAATGGCTGTTTTGATGTTACACAACCACGGTAATCACCCATGTGGTCAGAACAAACTGGGTGTTTTGTGCCAAATACATATTCGACGCTTTACACTACATTGTGGCATCTGTAGGTAATTAAGTATAAATATCACCGATTTTCTAGTGGTAAATACATAAGCAGAACAATATTTCTTTCGCAAATAAATGGCCAAGTTTACAGCAGTAACTAATTTGGCCAACAATTAACTTGCAGTTAACATAGAAAAATACGAACCTTAAAAAATAACATATTTTATTTTGACGGATGGGAAGAAACTTCAGTAACCCTGTGGCTTCTTACATATAAGGTTTGATATAGTAATTGGTAATGCCCGACTGACACATTTAGCCTACTATTAAAAATAAGTAATGGAAACTTGAGGACTTCACCAAAAATAACCTGGGAGGATGGGAGTTGAATTGAATTCGTTCGGTATATATAATTATCAATTTAGTAAGAGAATGCAAGCATATGTATAGCACACTACTGAAGTATGAACATTGaaggtaaaaatcaaacctgaagTGCATCTTCATGTGAACACTGTATTTGATAACAACAAGTGCACCTTGAAATAATGTGGTTCTGAAACTGAAAGTGTTAGCACACTGTTGCAATATGCAGGAACCATTATTCATGCCAAAATTGGACGAGTGACCAGGACGTTAGCGCCAAAGGTGGTAGCACAAATGAGCCAGTGAATGCCGTTTTGCTGGTGCTCCTCGAGCCTTGAGGTTGGCTGCGACGTCGATGTCAGAAGAGGAGAAGCGGGGATGTTGGGATTACCCAGCGGTAACCACGGCGCCGCCGCCCCACCTCCGGCGTCCTCTGCCGGGCCACAACCCCTCCAGACGTAGTCGGATGTACTGCAGTAGGTAGATGCTCCTTACCATGTCAAATTTGTTAGATCCAGCCTACTTCTCGTGACCAACGTGAAGCTCAGATAAACTCTGTACAAGTTACAAGGTTGTCACTGTATTTCTCAGCCTATCTAAAGCCTGGCTTTATTGCCTTCGCAAGTGATGGAATAAACAAATTGGGAGGGTCGTCGTGGCTTTGCTGAAAAAGAATCCATACATGCGCATGACATGTTATAAAATAAGACACAGCACCTCTAGTAAAAAATTATCGTGGGAAAGAAGATGAAGATTGCAAAGTCGTTACAGCATCAACAGACTTAGGAGAATTCTCATCATTTAGTAAAGTGTCCTGATTTCAAGATATCATAGTTGCAAGAAAATTAACACTAACATGATGCTGTGAACGAATGCAGAAAATAAGCAGTTTAGCACCATTAATCCCCAGAAAATGGATAGTGTCTCAAACATTTAACCTTACAATTTTCCTTTCCAGTGTTTCTGCATTTCTTAACTTAGAAGAGCTATTCATATGGATAATTATGCCAGTAAAAGAAGCCActgtattgcataaaaatcaatttACTGTGACTTGTAAGAAGATTCAAAGTGACGATAGTGAAAGACACCTGTGCTAGTTCAGATGAAGGCCTTTCTTTCGATCTGTCTAATTTAGTCCTTACAAAGTTACCACTCCATTACCAACCTAAATAATGATGCGAGCTAAACTATTGCTCAAAGTTTAGAGAAAAAATATGTCATCACATATGGAAATGTTATCTAAATCTAAATCtaaactacttataaaggcacaaaGTTGGCAGGAACATCAAATCTCAGCCTTTAATTCTTCACCATCTAACGGATGAAGTCTTCCCAATGACATTGCATCTTTTCTGTTTGAAAGCCCGACCATAATAACCGGAACTAACGCCACTGATTGGATGATGTTCCGGAATTGAAATCCAAATCGGCTCACGATGCATTGCTTTGTCTTTCCGCAGCCGCCCCACCAATGGCCAACTCCGGCACGCGATGCCCCTCTACCTCCGGTGACAATCCGGTGACTACGATAACATGCTAGCGCCTCCGCTGCTAACGTGGATGTTCGTGAGCGCGGTAGGGACAACTCTGCCGCTTTGCTTGTTTGCATGACCAGCAGGGAGTTCTGCGTCGTGGAGTCCTTATTAATTTGTTGGCCAAGGATGAGCATGCTCCATCTCTCGAGGTACGCCTCTCAACAGCGGTGATTTCTCCTGTCGACTGGGCAAATTTGATCCTCTGTTTAGTCCCTTCCTACTCTCAGTTAGCTGCCGTGCGTAGAGGGACGAAGAAATCTGCACCCATCGATCCTGTCTCTGCTGTCGGATCTGTAAAGAAAACTCCTATCtaaactacttataaaggcacaaaGTTGGCAGGAACATCAAATCTCAGCCTTTAATTCTTCACCATCTAACGGATGAAGTCTTCCCAATGACATTGCATCTTTTCTGTTTGAAAGCCCGACCATAATAATCTAAACTACTTATAATCTAATCtaaactacttataaaggcacaaaGTTGGCAGGAACATCAAATCTCAGCCTTTAATTCTTCACCATCTAACGGATGAAGTCTTCCCAATGACATTGCATCTTTTCTGTTTGAAAGCCCGACCATAATAATCtaaactacttataaaggcacaaaGTTGGCAGGAACATCAAATCTCAGCCTTTAATTCTTCACCATCTAACGGATGAAGTCTTCCCAATGATATTGCATCTTTTCTGTTTGAAAGCCCGACCATAATAACCGGAACTAACGCCACTGATTGGATGATGTTCCGGGATTGAAATCCAAATCGACTCACGATGCATTGCTTTGTCTTTCCGCAGCCGCCCCACCAATAGCCAACTCCGGCACGCGATGCCCCTCTACCTCCGGTGACAATCCGGTGACTACGATAACATGCTAGCGCCTCCGCTGCTAACGTGGATGTTCGTGAGTGCGGTAGGGACAACTCTGCCGCTTTGCTTGTTTGCATGACCAGCAGGGAGTTCTGCGTCGTGGAGTCCTTATTAATTTGTTGGCCAAGGATGAGCATGCTCCATCTCTCGAGGTACGCCTCTCAACAGCGGTGATTTCTCCTGTCGACTGGGCAAATTTGATCCTCTGTTTAGTCCCTTCCTACTCTCAGTTAGCTGCCGTGCGTAGAGGGACGAAGAAATCTGCACCCATCGATCTTGTCTCTGCTGTCGGATCTGTAAAGAAAACTCCTATATAGTTGATGCCACAAAAATCGTGCCCCAACTCTAACTCCAAATGCGCATAGTTGAGTTCCAATTCCTTATCTGGCGCTCTTTTCAGATTAGTAAATTACTGCCCCACCCAACTGACCAACTCCATTTTTGTTTCGATAAAGGAGcagagccccagcctctgcatcaatagatgcacacggcttcttTTATTAAAAACCAAGTATCAAGTCTTAGTATAACATCACTTATTACAATCACGAAGCAGCTAGAATCGCAACAAAGAACAACCAGACGAAAATATAGCTAACAGAAGagctatgcatttgctattctattaagatgccgccacccagtagtctggaaaaagaagtcctgagcaaccagtagcatccggttgcatccagtaaccatatcctcccgctgcTCCATAGGGAGGAGGAACGCCCATTATTGAATTGAATGAGCAGCTCGCTGGATAACCTACAAAAAATTAGTCCCAGTGTGTTTGTTAAAGATCATATCATTTCTAGtcctccaaatagcccaacataAGGCCGAAACACCTATTCGTATCTTTCGTTTATCCTCTTTCCTCACTCCAttcagccatctaccaaacatattagtaatattagctggcGGAGGGATATTATAAGTAAGATACACCATACGCCATATTATCTTCGCAAAAGGGCAAAATACAAATAAATGGTTTACAGTCTCcatggaatcacaaaaacaacatttttgacacccaTTCCACTTCCGTTTGGCTAAGTTATCTTTAGTTAAAAGAACCTTGTtattaaggaaccacataaatatttttatcttcAAAGGGATCTTTAACTTCCATAGATACTTACGAAGGTAAATAGTATGCCCATTCATCATATctagatacatagatttaactgacCAACTCCATATGCACATGTTTTCATATTTCACTTGAAACTTTGGACCTACAAATCGGTTCTGGAACCTTGAGAGAATAGACTTGGAGCTTTTACCGCTAGATCTCATATGAAATTCTCAGAGCATTGGATTGTTACACTATACCGCCATATATAATCATATTGCGAATTTTTACATGCTGCCCTACTAGATTTAATCTTTTAACCATGCGTTATGGAGCTATAAAAGTTTGCAAAAGAGATCTATTGTTTTTCTTCTATGCGAGTAGTACTTGCATTATTCTCCTTAAATTATGCTAATCACTCAGAATATTGCAAGAATTTATTTTTTTTGATGTAACCATATATTTCATTAGACAATCACTTGGGTTATACATATGGTCACCACACAAGACAAACATTTGCATCAAGCAACTTTGCACAAGAAAACTTACAAGAAGTAAAATTACAAGTTCACCCTTGGAGAAACTTGTGCCTCGCCGAAACATTGTCCATCTTCCTCCACTGCCAGCATGGTAGCGCTGGAAAAAAAAGGCGAACAACCACCACACCTAGATCTGGGAGAGCACCATCGCATTCGATGATGCTTTTTGAGCCGATGAACCGGGTCGTCGCAGAGGAAGAGCCCGAGACTTTGTGGCACGTCGGCCGGGGATCTTCCCCATGGTCACCAGATCCCAACACCGTCATCATCTCCAGACTCAGTCGAAGAAGACAAACGCTGCCGCCTGCCGTCATCCTCACACCCAACTGCAAGACGCCAGACATAACTGCAGCAGCCAACGCAACCGTCACCCGCGAGAGTGCCGAACGCCAACCGCCAGATATGAATCTTACCAGATCCAAAGACCGGCGAGAAGACCAGACCACCTGCCCTCCAACGTCACCGGTTAGAGCGACGCCGAGATGGAGAAAGAGCAGAGGCAAATTATTCCGACGCGACGCAATCTTCTCCATAGAACGGCGCCCCAAGAAAATACTTGCCAATAACTACTAGCCGGAGCCGATACTCCAGGGTCCCCACCCCCTCCCGTCGCCGAAACGGACGACGGAGGAGGCAGGGACCGGCGGCTGGCCGGTGTAGTTTGCCGGCAGAGATCACAGAGCGGTTCCTGGTTTCGTGGGAGCGGTTCCCTTTTCTTTTCTCAGCGAGGGAGCGTTTTACTGCGATGCAAGAAATATTTTTTGTGCCTGAATGAGAATGTATGGTGATTGACTTGGCTTTATTGTTTCGTTTTTTATCTGTTGGAGACATGTGCATGTGCATTATTTATTTAGGCTCTTCATCGCTTTGGAACTACGATACACAATATGTAAGAAATGAAGATTTAATTATATTGGGAAAATATGAACATCTTGAAGAGGACCAAAATTGGAATTTTAAAATAAGAAATAGGATAGATATGGACAAGGAGTACAGAAAAGGGCTATTGATGTAAAATAAAATGGTAGATTTTTCAAATAAAATTGTATAATGGAGACGTGCATTCACGTACATGCTAACTAGTCATAACTAATCGTGTTGACAGGAGCTTGTTTCTCTCACCATATGTAGACGCTTCTAGGTTATAATAATTCGCAGTGGCATGAAAAACGACAGGCTCAAACCCTAGCTCTGATCCCCCCAAATAAACGGCCGAAATTTTACCACAGCGATCCAGGGCCTAATAGCATCTCAGATCCGGACGAAGTAGAGAACATATGAGtatggggaggaggaggcggaggcggacggcgAGGTCGAGCTACCACGGGGACGGGGAGAGGCGGGGAGTGGAGAGGTCGGGGGCAGTACCTCCACAAGCGGCGAGGAGTCCCGGTCACGGCAGTCGGTAGGGTCGTGGCGCCGCCGATCTCCATGGAGGAACTGACATGCTCATTGAAGACCACCGGTGGGAGCACCCATCTGGCGATGATCTGGTCGATGCCGCTGCGGGAGGCCCTCAGTTGTCGCCGCTCAGGTCGGGGTCGCCGCCTCGCGACTGCGCCGTCGGTTGCAGGTTTTCTTCTCAAGACTGAAGGGTGGAGATGCAAAATGTGACAGAAACATGTGGAATGCGGGGAcgaaaatgcaaaaaaaacaatGATGGATGAAGCGACGAAGGGGAGCGACGGACGAAGAGGTGGGGAGAATAGGGAATaagttccttctttttaagtagtgtagaagtAGTGTAGATGTAGATGTAGATAATAAAACTCTTTAAAAAGTGTGTGTGCCCTTGTTAGTACTTCTCGTTTGCGAGGGGGAAATGTATCGGGTGGTTTATGTTTGCAGTtagcttatgcgctctctcaccttctctgtttacacgaatgttgtagtgtgtctctattggtttgtacaagctttgctgccgctaaacttcaCCATATAGCCGGGCAATTTTTATTCCCCACCGACAAGCACAaccggtcttgtctcgcaagtacgtgcatttggtacttactctcgcctttctttctcttttgtctcctccccctcTTGTCGGCAACCCTTGGCCCGACTTTCACAGGTCTAagatgatgacgttagcaaggttatccTTCCGGCATGGCCTGGGCagggtgatacgttgcaaacgtatctataattttggatggtccatgcttgttttacaccaatttctatatgttttgtttacactttttggcacttttatgcattttctggaactaacctattgacaagatgccacagtgctagttccatgttttctgctcttttgtatttcagaaaagttgtacaggaaatattctcggaattggacgaaacaaaagccgaagatcttatttttccgtaacaaagacgaagtccagaggagagatgaggaggcgccacagggcggccagaccaggcctaggcgcgACCTAAGCCCTGGCCACACCTAGGGGTGATCTGgggcccctggcctccaccgaccgcgCCATtctgcctataagaagcctcccgatgcgtgaaccctaaatcaataagcctccgtccacgaaaagttccgtagctccgccgccatcgcagacaagaTTCAGGGGACATAAgtgtctgttccggcaccctgccaggacggggagttgcccccggagccatctccatcgactccaccgccatcttcatcgccattgctgactcccacaatgaggagtgagtagttctccctcggggctgagggctttaccggtagctatgtggtctatctatctctccatgtatgatctttatgtgatcatgagctttataatctagttgaataagtagatgttattcttcaactattgtactactcaagtggttttatcatgtgatctccggggacaccttgtccaacggtttGACGGTGAcaatgtgcacaccgtgtttgtttcttaagcttaatttacagaaatacttatgaattgtggtgtctagttagtaccatctttgtatgctcaaattgacaacgtggggtgtccatagattgggaatgcgaactttaaggaatgcttatgtagccctacacagtgaatttgtgtttgttatcaaaccggagagtggttcagagtagcgtagtgaagagataatatctatgtattcaattatggtatcattgttgagagtgtccactagtgaaagtatgatccctaggccttatttccaagcattgaaacaccatttataaccagttttgctacatgtttgcttgctgctatttttatttcagattgtcattaccactcataatcatccatattacttgtatttcactatctcttcgccgaactagtgcacctatacacctgacaagtgtattgggtgtgttggggacacaattcTTGAATCGTAATTGCAggcttgcttgagagggatatctttgacctctacctccctgagttcgataaaccttgggtgatccacttaagggaaacttattgttgttctacaaacctgtgcacttggaggcccaacactgtctacaagaatagaagcgtgcgtagacatcacagggTTATGGATgcgactggttatcttcaggactcttagtccaatttgtatcttgtatgtactcggacatattcgatcttctgtatgatttggaccaTTGTGTTGTATATATGTATTCTTAACtcgtggagtcgttgttgtaatatatgtttcttgtgggctttattgtaatcatgttgtaatgttacctctcgtgttaattcctctagcatcacgtgtgtgattcgtcgtgcACGtcatgtcggagggcgtctctgaatcgatatcgtgcagaTTTCGGCGCGATTGTTGGAATGCTCATGGTAgcggtttcggggcgtcacacTCTGCCCCTGCAACCCTAGATCCGaaacctttataagccggatcgtgggagccctagaggcacaacacaACTCATTGTCATCTTGCACTTGTTGCATGATAATTCTAGACAAGCAACAGTAGGGCGTCGCCACCATCGCGAGGTTTCTGAAGCTAGGTAACTCGTGTATCCCTATTCCGGTGACTCCTCGCcctatgtgttggagatatgcccaagaggcaataataaatggttattatatatctttgtgtttatgataatgttcacataccatgctataaattgtattaaccgaaacattgatacatgtgtgttatgtaaacaacaaggagtccctagtaagcctcttgtataacaagcttgttgattaatagatggtcatggtttcgtgatcatgaacattggatgttattaataacaaggttatgtcattaatgaatgatgtaatggacacacccaattaagcgtagcataagatcacgtcattaagttatttgctataagcttttcgatacatagttacctagtcctttcgaccatcgagatcatgtaaatcacttataccggaaaggtactttgattacatcaaacgccactcgcgtaaatgggtggttataaaggtgggattaagtatccggaaagtatgagttgaggcatatggatcaacagtgggatttgtccatcccgatgacggatagatatactctgggccctctcggtggaatgttgtctaaatagcttgcaagcatatgaatggttcataagagaccacataccacggtacgagtaaagagtacttgtcgggagacgaggttgaacaaggtatagagataccgatgatcaaacctcggacaagtaaaatatcgcgtgacaaagggaattggtatcgtatgtgaatggttcattcgatcactaagtcatcgttgaatatgtgggagccattatggatctccggatcccgctattggttattggtcggagagaggtctcaaccatgtctacatagttcgcgaaccgtagggtgacacacttaaggtttgatgtcgtttaagtagatatggaataaggaatggagttcgaagttttgttcggagtctcggatgggatccaggacatcacgaggaggtccggaatggtccggagaataagattcatatataggaagtcatattccaagtttggaaatgatccggtgcatttatggcaggttctagaaagttctagaaaattccggaagaaatcaccatggaaagtggagtcccggagggactccaccttgcatgactagccaaaccctaaagggtggagtcccaggtggactccaccataggtggccggccaccccacctaaaggaaaggtgggagtcccaccttgggtaggactccctccttgagtaggtttcccacctatgggaggttttgttgttggggtcttattcgaagacttggactacaactcttggggatttccacctatataatgaggagaagagggagggggcagccactcttggccgcaccacctagggctgcccatggccggcgccctaccccctctctctccccaaaccctagcgcccctcctccacatact encodes:
- the LOC124651143 gene encoding uncharacterized protein LOC124651143 — translated: MEIGGATTLPTAVTGTPRRLWSTSDYVWRGCGPAEDAGGGAAAPWLPLGNPNIPASPLLTSTSQPTSRLEEHQQNGIHWLICATTFGANVLNHIISRCTCCYQIQCSHEDALQFGCRLLHILDVRYHSRVYLTFSCLKRYI